The following coding sequences are from one Thamnophis elegans isolate rThaEle1 chromosome 5, rThaEle1.pri, whole genome shotgun sequence window:
- the ATP5F1E gene encoding ATP synthase subunit epsilon, mitochondrial, producing the protein MSYWRQAGLSYIRYSQICAKAVRAALKPQFKAEAEKAAGSNVKIIKPKKE; encoded by the exons ATGTCTTACTGGAGGCAAGCCGGGCTCAG ctaCATCCGCTACTCTCAGATCTGTGCAAAAGCAGTAAGAGCAGCCCTGAAACCTCAGTTTAAAGCAGAGGCAGAGAAAGCAGCTGGAAGTAATGTAAAAATTATAAAACCCAAAAAGGAATAA